DNA from Desulfomicrobium escambiense DSM 10707:
CAATTGTTCTTCAGGCTGCGGGAGCGCAAACGAGAGCGCAGCAATCTGTGCAGAGTTAATTCCCTCACGCGTCCCTCGTCCCTTCACTTGATCCACTTGGGACTTGGTATTGTCGGAATTGAAAACCGCATAAAGATAAGAAGGATGACACCTCGCTTTGTCGACAGCCACCCGAATAATGTGGTAGTTGATGACAGCTCCATCTGCGCGCGCGTCCGCTAGCGCATTGCGGCCTGTTGTTGCTCCTTGTCGCGCAAACAACAGGTCGCCCTCCTGAATAAGGTACTTCGCAAGCGAGTTAGCCTTGTGCTGTGTGACATACTGTGTGTCACTCCAATCAATGAAGCCTGACTGGACGTTTCCAATTCGCAGTACAGGCACGCCTTCGGGTCTAAAATCACTCTGGCCGAGATCTGCACCAAAGGGTCCAGTGAGGATGCTCTGACGGTCTTCGGGGGCTACATCCAACACGCCCCGCAGCTCCCAGGTCTTCGGAATCAAACCCACCCGCGAGGTCTTGTAGAGATGCGGCGCCTCGGCCTGGGGTGGGCGCAGTTCGCCGTTGGCGTCGATGCCGCGCGTCAGCAGGTCGTGCAACAGGCCCTGCTTGACGGCCTTGAGCTTGGCGATAATCGCCTCGGTTTCGTGGATGGCGGTGTCGAGGGTGTCGAGAATTTTGGCGAGGGTCGATTGCTCGTCGGGGTCAAAGTTGGCAACAAGAAACTCGTCGAAAAACGAGCGTGGGACACGTTGCTGCCCCGCAGAACCGACCATCTGCCCCTCCGCTGCGTGCCTGAATTTCCTCCACTGTGTAAGGTGGAAAACAAACCGCTGCGCGTTTCCTGGCCTTGCCCGTAGCACGTGGAACTCGGTGCTCCCGAACCCGAGACCGTTCTCAAGGCCGAGAGCGTGAGCGCCTTTGCCGTTCTCCATACACGGAGTAATCTTCGCAACAAGAATGTCTCCTTCATTGAATGCAGTGAATCCGGCAGCAATCGATCTGAGCGGACGAATTTGCTTGAACGTCCAATGTCCTGACTCGGAAACATCTCCCATCGGAATGAATGAAACCGCGTCCTTACCAGAGAGGTTTCTCGGAATCCGAACGGTTGGATTGACCTCGGCAATCGACGAGAGGGGCAAGTCACACATACCCCACGCCCCTCAAAACCCCCTGCAACACCTTCGCCGCCTCATCCCGCTCCCCCTCGATCTCCGTCACCCGCACCCGGTACGTGTTCCACCAGTTCGCTAAGGCCGCCACTTTTCGGTTCGAGTTCATTGCGCTCCCTCCAGTTCGTGCAAGGCCCGGCTCAAGAAGGCGCTCATGTCCTCTGGCCGAGGCAGTTCAACCTGATAGCGTGACACGAACAGGCTGTCCGAAAGACCGGCCAAGGCGTAGCGCAGCAATTCGTCATTCTTGGCTGTGCAGAGCAGGAGGCCTATGGGCGGCTGGTCGCCCGGAGTCATGGCGTTTTCCCGGTACCAGCCGACATAGCTGTTCAATTGCCCCAGATGTTCGTGGCGGAAGTGGTCGGTCTTGAGTTCGACCAGGACATGGCATTTGAGAATGCGGTGATAGAAGACCAGATCCACGAAGAAATACTCGCCGCCGATAGACAGGCGCTTTTGCCGCGCCTCGAAGCAAAAGCCGTGGCCGAGTTCGAGCAGGAAGTCTTGCAGCCGATCAATCAGCGCGGTTTCCAGATCAGCCTCGCGCATGACTTCAGCAGGCTGGAGGCCAAGAAATTCAAAGACGTAGGGATCACGGATGACCTGAGCCGGAGTCTGGACCTCGCAGGACTCACGGGTCAGCCGGCTCAAAGCGTCCTTGTCGCCGGACAGGCCGCTGCGTTGATAATACAGGCTGCCGATCTGGCGTTTGAGTTCACGTACCGACCATTGGCCTCGCAGGGCTTCGATTTCATAGAAACGCCGCTGCTCTGGATCGGCAATTTCGCAGAGCAGCGCGAAATGGGAATAGCTCAGGCGGGCAAGAAGCTGCATTTCGGGAGCTGACTGTGGGGACGCCGTTCCCACTTTCTCCAGTAGGACGCTTGGCAATGATTGTGGGGACAGCGTCCCCATTATCTGCGGGTAGCACGTAAAGAAATCCCGGTAGCGGTAGAGTTCACGGCGGTCGCAGCCCGGTATGCGCAGGGCTTTGAGCCGGGCGGCCAAGCGTGAAAACAGATGTTCGCCATACTCGGCGCGGTCTTTGCCCGCCAGTTCGAATTCGGCGATATGACGCCCGATCAGCCAGTTGCGCAGGCTCAGACCGATATTGACCGCCCGAGACGCTTGTGCGGCCATCTGCCGATGCGCTTCGGCAATGGCTTGAGCCAATGTTTCAAAGTCTTCCGACCCGTGGAACGGCAATGATTCAGACATACCCCAACCCTTTCAAAAACCCCTGCAACGCCTTGGCCGCCGCATCCCGCTTGCCCTCGATCTCGGTCAGCGTCACCCGGTACTTGTCCCACCAGTTCTCGAACGCGGCCACGATCTGCTTGCGCTGGGCGGCCATGTAGCGTTCGACGATGGCCTGCATGTCGTTGTGCAGGATGGTCAGCAGCAGGTCGGCGGCGGCTTCCGGGGCCAGCCCGTCCACGGCGGCGTCAATGTGCTGCCTGAAGCTGTCCTTCTTGGCCTTGAGCTGCTTTTTGACGGCGGCGAGTTCCTTTTTCCACGCCCTGATCTGCTCTTCGTTCACCGCGTTTTCATCGTCGCCATCCTCCTCCGCCTCGGCGGCTTCGCCGTCCTCGCCTTCGGCGCCCTTGGGCGCGGCAGCCTTGATTTGGCTGTCCAGCTCGGCCTTTTTGGCCTCCAGCTCGGTGATGGCCTCCACGAAATCACTCATCAGGAACTTGACCAGCTTGTGCTCCAGCGGGTTTTCCTTGCTGGTCTTGTCTTCCAGCGCCGTGACGATGCTGGTGCGCCAGGCGTCGGCCACGCCTTTGGCGCCGCGCGCCATCAAGGTGAGGAAGTCGTACTTGGTCTGATACCAGAAGCCGGCGACGATGCCGCGCACCTGGAAGGGGTCGAGCAGACCGATGGCCTCCAGACTCTGGCTGAAGCTGGCCAACAGGTCGTTACGCAATGCGACGAGGCTGGCGGCGTTGTCCATTTGCCCGGACAACTCCGTGATGCGCACGCTGTGGGTTTGCCACCAGTGCTCGAAGGCGGTGCGGACGGCCGTTTCCTTGGCGACCAGACCGGCATTGCTTTCAACAGCCGGTTTGAGGGCCTGACGGGTGTCGAGAATCGGCGCGAAATCGAGATACCTGGCGTCCCGTTCCACCAGCAGATCCATGGGGTTCAGACCGTGGGCGCTGAACAGTACGGCCTTGTCGGCCACCTCGGCCTTGGGGATGCCGCCCACCAGATGGGCGCGCACGTCGTGCGGCTCGGGCGGCGGCGCGTTGTCGGCGTAGCGGCGGATGTTGAGATTGCAGTCGTTGGCTTTGAGCGTGGCGTTGTCGACAATGGCCGAAAAAGCGTCGATGGCCCGGAACTCATCGAAGGTGGTGACGATCTTTTCGATGTGCTCGGGCAACAGGTAGTTCTGGGCGCGGCCTTCGAAGAATTCGCGGTCGGCATTGATGAACAGCACCTTGCCCTGGCGCTCGGGCGGCTTGCCGCTGACGCGTTGGGCGCCCTTCTGCACCCTCTGGCGCAAGACCAGAATGCAGGCCGGAATGCCCGTGCCGTAGAACAGATTGGGCGCGACGCCGATGACGGCTTCGAGCAGGTCATCCTCGATGATGCCGGCGCGGATGTTTCGTTCCTCGCCGCCCCGGAACAGCACGCCGTGAGGCATGACGGTGGCGACCATGCCGCCGTCGCGGGTCACGGCCAGCATGTGCTGCAGAAACATCAGGTCGGCCTTCTTGGCGCCCAGCGGCACCTGACCGTAGGTGAAGCGCTCGGCTTCAAACTTGGGCTGCCAGGCGGGCTTGCCATTAGCATCCTTCTCGGTGTTGCCCCAGTTGATGGAGAACGGCGGGTTGGTGAGTACGCGGTCGAAGTGCATCAGCTCACCGCCTTCCACGTGCTGCGGCTCGGCCAGGGTGTCGTCATTTTGCAGATTGGCGTTGCTGATGCCGTGCAGCAGCATGTTCATCTTGGCGATGGACCAGACCGTTCCGTTGAATTCCTGCCCGAAGAGGTTGGCCTTGCGGCCGTCTTCGCCGTGCTCGTCGATGTATTCCTTGGAAGCGATCAGCATGCCGCCGGAGCCGCAACAGGGGTCGTAGATGTCGTGCTTGAGCTCGGGCTTGATGAGCCGCACCATCATCCGCACCACCGAACGCGGCGTGTAGAACTCGCCGCCCTTCTTGCCGGCCGAGTCGGCGAACTCGCCGATCAGGTATTCGTAGGCCGCGCCGAGCAGATCCGGGAATTCAAAATCCTCGTTGCGCAGCCGGTAGGCGCCGAAATGGGTGATCAGCTGGCGCAGCTTGATATCCGGGATCTTGCTCTGGCCGACCTTGCGGGTGAAGTCGATGTGCTCCAGCACATCGTACAGGCTGGTGTTGGCCGTCTCGATGCCGGTCAGCGCCTTGTTCAGAAAGTCCCCCACGTTCTGGTGGGCATCGTTGAGCAGAAATTCGTAGCGCGACTGCGGCGGCACCCAGAAGGACCCATCCTTCTTGTACCAGCGCGAATTTTCGGCGGATTTCTCGGCCTCGGCGGTGTTCTTGCCCGCGTCGATTTCCAGTTTGATGACTTCTTCACAGCGCTGGTCGAACACGTCGGAGCAGCGTTTGAGAAACAGCATCCCGAAGATGTATTCCTTGAACTCCGAGGCATCCATTTTGCCGCGCAGAATGTCGGCTGCTTTGAAGAGGTGACGTTCGAGCTGTGGGAGGGTCAGTGGCATGAAGGGAATCCGGTTCAGTTCGATGGTTCTTGTGAGATGCTCCCCAACCGTTGCCAGGGAGATGGCCGCTCCGAGGCATGCGATCTTCGGACAGACAGGTCAAGGCGTCCTTGGGCGAAAATTTCTCCAGATTCTTCTTCGATCATCAAGCACAAACACCTTGACAATTTTGCTACAAGAAAAGTTGCGAAAGGGACAAGTACTTATTTTGTCATACATATTTCACTGCAAGACTGACTGACAATACGTACATGATCCCCTGGCAGAAAAGAACCTCTGGGTAGGGTTGATATTGATTTCAACGGGCAGCACGCTGACCACGGTTCTTTTGCCGTCACCTTTCCGATAACCATCGACAGCGCAAGCATGAAAGGATCACGCATCGTCTCAGACCTGATTTCGAAACCGATGAAAAATAGCAGGCCATACCCTCCAGCCACAAGCGCCTGGCCCGGGAGAGAATGAAGGAGATCATGCAATGCCGGACCTGAAATACGAACCCGTGACCCACGACCACGAAAAATTCCTGCAACGGGCCCGCCGCCGGAAAAGATTCGAGGACGCTTACGAGAGACTGGAAGGTGAATACGCGGTCATTCGCGAACTGGTCGCGGCGAGAATCCGGGCAGGCCTGACCCAGGAAAGCGTCGCCACGCGCATGGGCACCACCAAGAGCGCCGTGTCGCGGCTCGAAAGCGCCGGGAGGCATTCTCCGTCAGTATCCACGCTCAGGAAATACGCCCGCGCCGTTGGCTGCGAACTGGAAATCAGGCTCCGCGAGATGGAGGCCCTGCACGAGCCCGAAGCAAATACATCCGCCTGCGAAACGGCTGAAGACTACAAGGCCTGACCAAGCTATCCGACTCGCCACGTCTCCGGCAGGGCTCATCCTCTCCGCGAGAATTTTCTCCAGGTTTTGGCTCTGCTGATCAGCCCCTCCGGCGCCCATGCCTCTGCCGAACGCCTCCGTCCCGGACATCGGCGCCGAAGAGGCGACCATCTCGAACGTCAGCCCAACGCACCGGGCCGATCCCGGTTAACCTCTGCGCCTCACGGAGCGATCACGATGGTCTCCTCCCTCTCCATGAGCGGCCTGGCCGCAACTCCGCCGCAGCTTGTCTTGCAGATCTGGTTGAGCCTGAAATTCAGCACGTATTTCCCCGGAGTCTCGAAGACCAGGCTGGTCACCGGGTACCCGGGTATGATCCTGGGCATGGGGCCGTCGGGGCTTTCCAGGATGTCCACGTTGATGGCCACGGACTGCCCAGACGGCGGGGTGTAGCCGCCCATGTCGAAGGACGCGGTCATGTCCGCGCCCACGGCTCGCTCTCCTGCGAGGACGAGGCGGCCGGCCTTCGTCCCGGCAGCCTGGCCGCCGTCGGCGAGGGCCATGCCGGTCATGCCGAGGCACAAAACGGTTATGAAAACGCAGATTCGTCGCATTCTTCCTCCCGAAGCTCGGATTGACCTGCCTTGCTGATACGCCCAAAAAGAAATAAGACAATCCGGTGGGTAGACAATGGGTAGAACGCCTTGCCGGAGAAGAACGCCATGAAGACGCCCGTCACGAACGGCCACGAGGGCCTGTTGCGGCTGATCGAGACAGACCAGGACTATTTCCTCGAAAGATGGACCATCCGCATGGAGGCCGCAGGATACCTGCAGCACACCACGGCCAAGCGCGTGGACTGCATGGTCGCCCTGAAGGAATTCCTGCACCCGATCCTCGCCGACCTCGAATCAGGCGGCATTCCATCGGATTTCCCGGAACTGCTCCGCCGCGACAGCGGCTGGGAACGCTTCCTGATCGAATCGTCCCGCCGCCACCGGGCGCGCGGCATCACCTTCGACATGTTCCTCGGCTGCTTCAAGACCTTCATCCACAGCCTCCTCGACGTCATCGAGGCCATGGATGCCGAATACGCCCGCAAGGTGGAGGCGCGCAGGCTGATCCGGCTCTACGGCGACGCCCTCGAAGTGCTCTACCTGCAGGACTGGATCCGCACCTTCCCCGATTTCTCGGACGGCAGGCTCGACGACATGAACCGGCTCCTGACCCTGGAGAAATGCCGCTTCGAAAACATACTGAACGCCACCTCGGACCTCATCCTCGTAGTGGACGGCACCGGACAGGTGGTGAACATCAACGCCGCGGTCAAGGCCGTCATGGACGAGGCGCACGTGATGCATCGCCCCATTTGGGAAGTCCTTTCCCTGGAGGGCGACAGCGTCGACGAACTGCTCCGGTACTACCCCGTAGGCATCACCTGCGAGCTCGCACCCTTCGGGGAGAGCGCCATCTACAGGATGCAGGTCAACCCCCTGAAGTCCGTAAGCATGGCCAGCGACCAGTACATCTTCGTGCTGACGAACATGACCACCCAGGCCATGCAACGCGAGACGCTGGAACGTATCGTCGACGAAAAGACCGAGGCCCTGCGCAGGGAAAAGGCGCAGCTCGAAGAGATGAACATCACCCTGCGCAACGTCCTCAAGAGCGTCGGCCGGGAGCACGAGGAGCACGCCAGCAACCTCGCCGCCAAGGTCAACACCCTCGTGCTGCCTGCCCTGGAGCGCATCGAGTCCGAGAACGACCCGGCCATCCGCAAGGGATACGTCACCGTCGCCAAGGACCAGCTGACGCGCCTCTTGCCCCGCGACTCCGGAGGCATGCCCCTGCTCCTCAAGCTCACGCAGATGGAGATGAAGGTCTGCCAGTTCATCCAGTCCGGCCATTCCAACAAGGACATCGCCGACCTCCTGAACCTCTCCGTGGAAACCATCCAAACCCACCGCAAGAGCATCCGCCGCAAGCTCGGCCTGCACGGCCGCAGCGTCAGCCTCTTCGCCCATCTCAACACCATGGGGCTGGACAGCGCATTGGGTAGTTAAAACTACCCAATATTTACCCTGAATCCCGCCTGTCGGACATGGCATCGCTGACGTACCTGTGATACGGGTACTCTGTACCCCAACTTGTAACCAAGGTACGTCAGCATGTCCGCACGTGTATTCCCCATCATCGAGGCCCTGCGCGACTTCTTCTCCGCCACGGACGCCGCCGGCCTGCAGGGGGCAGCCGTCCGCATCGCGGAAAGCTCCGGCGCAGAGATCCCTGCCTGCACGGACTGGACCGCGGCCGAGTACGAGTTCAACCGTCTCTTCGTGGGACCGGCGGCTGTCCCCGCCCCGCCCTTCGCCTCGGCCTGGTCCGAAACCGACCGCGCCCTCATGGGCAGGGCGACCATGGAGGCGCGCCAGACATACCACCGCCTCGGCCTGGCCGTACCCGGCGAGGGCGTCATCCCCGACGACCACTTGGCCTACGAGCTCGAAGCCGTGCTGGCCATGAAGGCCTGGCTCGCCGCTCAGACAGGAGCGCCGGACGCGGAGATCGCGGACCTGCACGCATGGTTCGTCGGGGAGCATCTGGCGCGGTGGATTCCACCTTTCGTCCGAACGGTCCGGGAACACGCGACCAGAGGCGGTGTCATCGCCCTGGCCGCGGACGCGCTGGACTCGTGGTTCGACAGCGAACGCAATTCAACAGCAGCAGCGCCGCGCCGGTCCTGAAGCCCGCGCGGTCGAGGAGGAGTGACATGTCACACACACCGAGTGGATTGAGCAGGCGCCAGTTCCTGAAGGGGCTGACCATGGCCGGGGCGGCCTCGCTCCTGCCCCTGCGCCTGCTGATGCCGTACACCGCCCAGGCGTCCACGGCATTCAACGCCAAGGATTTCCAGATCTTCCGCAACGCCTGCCCACGCAACTGCTACGACACGTGCTCCATCAAGACGTACGTCAAGGACGGGGTCGTGCAGTTCATCGAGGGAGCGCCGGAGTCGACCTTCACGGCCGGCGGGCTGTGCGTCAAAGGGTATGCCTACCCCCGCCGCGTCTACAGCCCGGACCGCATCAAGTACCCCATGGTCCAGGACGGCCGCCGTTCGGGCAACTGGCGGCGCGTGTCCTGGGACGAAGCCATGGACCGCATCGCGAAGAAGATCCTCGAAATCAAGGAAAAGGACGGGAGCCTCCTGGGCCTGGGACTGACCAAGTATTCCGGCAACTTCGGCATCACCAACTACGGCGTCGAAGGCATGATGTCGTCCCTGGGCTACACCACCCGCTTCGTCGGCACCCCCTGCTGGCCGGCGGGCATCGACGCCCAGAACTACGACCTGGGCGACATGTGGTGCAACGACCCCGAGGACATGGTCAAAGCCAGATACGTGATCGTCTGGGGCGCCAACCCCGCCTGGTGTTCGGTGCACTCCATGAAATACATCATGGAGGCCAAGCGGCGCGGCGCCAAGGTCGTGGTCATCGACCCGGTCTTCACCCAGACCGCGGCCAAGGCGGACGTCTTCTGGCAGCCCGAGACGTCCAGCGACGGCGCCCTGGCCCTGGGCATGGCCCGGCACATCCTCGACAAGGGGCTGACGGACAAGGGCTTCGTGACCGAAAACGCCCTCGGGTTCGAGGAATTCGCCGCCTACCTGCGCGAGAACGTGACCGTGGAGTGGGCCGCGGAGGTCAGCGGCATCCCGGCCGAGCAGATCCGCGAGGTGGCCGAGGAGTTCGCCACGGCTGACCCGGCGACCATCTGGATCGGCTACGGCATGCAGCGCCACACCAACGGCGGGGCCTCGGTGCGGGCCATCGACGCCCTGGTGGCCATGACCGGCAACGTCGGCAAGGAAGGCGGCGGAGCACGCTACGGCCATCTGCGGACCTGGGGCTTCAACTACCACGCCCTCCTCCAGAAGCAGCCCGAGGGCTCCGTGGGCTTCGTCGGCGCGGGCGGCCCCAAGGGCGAGTTCGACTTCACCAAGGGCGGGGCGGCCAGCTACACGGACCGCACCTTCAACATCAACAAGACCGCCCAGGGCATCCTCGACGCCAAGGACCCGGCCATCAGGATGCTCTGGGTGTCGTGCAAGAACCCCTTCGCCCAGGACTTCGACCGGCCCAAGCTGGAGAAGGCCTTCGACACGCTGGAGCTGGTCGTGACCGTGGACCAGTTCTTCAACGAGACCGTGGCCAACTCCGACATCGTGCTGCCGGTGACGACCCTCTTCGAGGAATGGACCGTCAACGTATCCTACTGGCACTACTGGCTGGGCATCAACGAGCAGGCCATCAAACCCATGTACGAGACGAAGTCGAACATCGAGATCGCGTCCCTGCTGTCGAAAAGGATGAACGCGCTTGCCCCGGGCTCCTGCACCTTCCCGCAGGACATCGACACCAGGGAGTGGCTGGAGAAGGAGTTCAACCAAGGCATTTACGACTCCTTCGGCATCAAGCACTGGACCGACCTGAGGAACGGGCCCGTCAAGGCCAGGCTCGCCTCCACCGCCTCTTGGCACGACATGAAGTTCGGCACCCCGTCCGGCAAGTACGAGTTCCGCTCGGACCTCTGCCGGGAACACGGCCACGAAGCTCTCCCCAAATACAAGGAAGGCCGCAAGCCCTACGATGCATTCAGACTGCTGACGCCGCACACGAAGTTCGGCCTGCATTCGCAGTTCATCAATCTCGACTGGATGCACGAATACAACAAGGAGCCCTTCCTCTACATGCATCCTGACGACGCGCGCGCCAAGAACATCAATGACCTGGACACGGTCCGCGTCTTCAACAAGGTCGGCGAGGTGCGCCTCAAGGTCAAGCTGACCCGTAACGTCGCCCCCAGGAGTCTCGTCATGTACGAGGCCTGGTTCGGCCGCGGCAACGACTTCAACGTCCAGAACCTGGTGGACGACGAGGCGGCGGACATGGGCGCCTACAAGACCGGCGCCCCCGGCGTCGCCATTCATGACCAGTTCGCCAACGTCGAACGGGTCTAAAGGAGTGATAGCGATGAAGAAACACTACGCATTTCTGGTCGATTCGGAGAAGTGCATCGGCTGCTTCACCTGCGCCATGGCCTGCCGGAATTACTACCATCAGGTCGAAGGCGTGGTCTGGCGGCAGGTCTATCCCCTGGGTGAGCCCATCTATCCGCACCGGGAAAGGGCCTTCTTCTCCCTGGCCTGCAACCATTGCGAAAACCCGGCCTGCCTGAACGTGTGCCCCGTCGAGGCCTACACCAAGCGCGAAGAGGACGGGGTGGTGGTCCATCACCAGGAGAAGTGCATCGGCTGCGGCAACTGCATCCGCTCGTGCCCCTACGGCGCGCCCGTCTACAACCCCGTGGAGAAGCGCGCGGAAAAATGCAGCTTCTGCCACGAGCGCCTCGACGCCGGCCTCCTGCCGGCCTGCGTGCAGAGCTGCCCTACGGGCGCGCTGAAGCTCGTGGACCTGGCGACAATGGAGCCTGGAAACGAGATTCAATTCCCGGCAGGGTTCCCCAAAAACGAAAAGGTGAACCCTTCCACCCGCTTCATCATGCCCAAAGTGCCGACCCTGGTAAGGAGGTAGCGATGCAATCCATGGAATTGCCACTTGTTCTGTTCACGGTGCTTTCACAGGCGGCCGTCGGGATGGTCCTGATGAGCGCGGTGCGAGGTTTTGCCGGCCATCACGGAGGCAGCGCCCGCAACGAATGGACACTGGTCGCCGGGCTCATGGGCCTGGGCATCGTCGCGTCCCTCTTCCACCTCGGGCACCCACTGGAGGCCTACCGCGCCCTGGCCCATCTGGAAAAAGCCTGGCTCAGCCGCGAGGTCCTGGCCGCAGGCGTCTTCCTGGCCCTGGCGGCGGTCGCGGCGGTTGCGGGAATCGGCAAGGGCGCCCTGCTCTGGGGCGCGATCCTGGCCGGACTGGCCACTGTCCTGGCGTCCGGCATGACATACGCTCCGCCCGCGTTTCCGGCCCTGAACAACGCCCTGCCCACGGTCTTCTTCCTGATTTCGGCCGTGGTCCTGGGTGCGGGCTTCGCCAGCTGGTTCGCGGCTGCCGGCAGTCAGACGCTGCTCGCGCGCATCTGCGCCACCGCCCTGGTGACGGGTCTGGTCGTACGTCTGGCCGTGCCCTGCGTCTGGCTCTCGGGCGGCGAGATCATGCGCCAGAGCGGCCTGGCCTGGCTCGACTCCCCGCTCTACTGGGCCAATATCGCCGTCATGGCGGCCTGCCTGGGAGTGCTCTGGAAGAATCGAACCATCCCGTCCTGGCTCCCCATCCTGGCCCTGCTGGGCGAACTGGCCGGCCGCGCGGCCTTCTTCGCCGAAACGGTCCACACGGCCATGAACATCGGCAACCCTTACTGACCCGACCGAAGCGGGGCGGCATCGCCGCTCCGCTTCGGCCCCATGCTCCCTGCTTGAGCGCGACCCAAAAATTGAAATCGTCACTTCAGCGCGTTCTCTACGCTGTGCGGTTCGCCTCTTCGGTATCATCTCGGTCTGTCCGGCATGGAAATCCGAAAAAATCTCACCGCCCATGCCGTCGGCCTCTTTCTCTCGTCAGTAATTTCCTGTATCTTTGTCATACAGTTTGAGGTGTCCCCCCTACCTCTCTGCCCTGCGCAAAGGGGATCGATCCGGGCCGGGACAGCGTGAATAGGGGAAGTAAGGGCGAAAGTCCTGAGTTCCCGATACAGTGCGACACGAAAAGGTCATCTGAACCATCCACCATTCGGAGGCGGCAATGAAGAGCATCCCCATTCGCGTGAAACTGATCGGCGGGATTCTGGCCCTGCTGGCGCTGGTGTGCGCAGGCCTGGGGTATATCGCCTATAACCGGGCCATGCATGCGGCCCGGGGCCAGGTGGAGGAAAACATCGTCCTGACGGCCAAAAACGGCGCAAATCTGGTCCGCAGCCGCCTGGACTATCATCTCGCCGTCATACAGGGCATCGCCAACCGCCACGTCGTCAAATCCATGGACTGGGAGCAGCAGCGGCCGGCCCTGGAAAACGAAACGGCCCGGATGAAATACCTCGGCATGGGCATCATCTCCGCCGACGGCCAGGCCAAGTACCCCGACGGCACCACGGCCAACCTGGGCGACAGGGCGTACTTCAAGCAGGCCATGGCCGGCGAGTCGCTCTTCTCCAGCGTCATCATCAGCAAAGTGACCAACTCTCCGGTCATCGTCCTGGCCACCCCGATCAAGGGTGACGACGGCAAGGCCCGCGCAGTGCTCATCGCCAGGCTCGACGCGACCATGCTGAGCGAAATCACCGACGGCATCAAGTACGGCCAGACCGGCTACTCCTACATGATCGACGAGAAGGGCGTGCTCATCGCCCACGCCAACCGGCAGTTCGTCCTGGACCAGAAGAACTTCCTCGAAGAAGGCAAGACCAACCCCGATTACGCGACCCTGTCGGCCATGCTGCAGCGCATGGTCAAGGGCGAGTCCGGTTTCGAACAGTATCCGTTCATGGGCAAGGACCGCTTCTTCGGCTTCGCGCCCATCGAGGGGACCGGCTGGTCCATCGCCGTGGGGGCCATGCAGGACGACGTGCTGGCCGCGATCTACCAGATGCGCTGGATGATCGCCCTGGCGTCCGTGGTCTTCTTCGCCATCGGCATCGTCATCGCCCTGATCATCGGCCGCATGGTCCTGCTCCCGGTCAGGAGTTGCGTGCATCTGCTCAAGGACATCTCCGAAGGCGAAGGCGACCTGACCAAGCGCCTGCCCGTCGAGACCCGGGATGAAATCGGGCAGCTGGCGCAATACTTCAACACCTTTGTCGAAAAGCTGCAGCGCATCATTTCCGAGATCGCGGGCAAC
Protein-coding regions in this window:
- a CDS encoding TorD/DmsD family molecular chaperone produces the protein MSARVFPIIEALRDFFSATDAAGLQGAAVRIAESSGAEIPACTDWTAAEYEFNRLFVGPAAVPAPPFASAWSETDRALMGRATMEARQTYHRLGLAVPGEGVIPDDHLAYELEAVLAMKAWLAAQTGAPDAEIADLHAWFVGEHLARWIPPFVRTVREHATRGGVIALAADALDSWFDSERNSTAAAPRRS
- a CDS encoding molybdopterin-dependent oxidoreductase; translation: MSHTPSGLSRRQFLKGLTMAGAASLLPLRLLMPYTAQASTAFNAKDFQIFRNACPRNCYDTCSIKTYVKDGVVQFIEGAPESTFTAGGLCVKGYAYPRRVYSPDRIKYPMVQDGRRSGNWRRVSWDEAMDRIAKKILEIKEKDGSLLGLGLTKYSGNFGITNYGVEGMMSSLGYTTRFVGTPCWPAGIDAQNYDLGDMWCNDPEDMVKARYVIVWGANPAWCSVHSMKYIMEAKRRGAKVVVIDPVFTQTAAKADVFWQPETSSDGALALGMARHILDKGLTDKGFVTENALGFEEFAAYLRENVTVEWAAEVSGIPAEQIREVAEEFATADPATIWIGYGMQRHTNGGASVRAIDALVAMTGNVGKEGGGARYGHLRTWGFNYHALLQKQPEGSVGFVGAGGPKGEFDFTKGGAASYTDRTFNINKTAQGILDAKDPAIRMLWVSCKNPFAQDFDRPKLEKAFDTLELVVTVDQFFNETVANSDIVLPVTTLFEEWTVNVSYWHYWLGINEQAIKPMYETKSNIEIASLLSKRMNALAPGSCTFPQDIDTREWLEKEFNQGIYDSFGIKHWTDLRNGPVKARLASTASWHDMKFGTPSGKYEFRSDLCREHGHEALPKYKEGRKPYDAFRLLTPHTKFGLHSQFINLDWMHEYNKEPFLYMHPDDARAKNINDLDTVRVFNKVGEVRLKVKLTRNVAPRSLVMYEAWFGRGNDFNVQNLVDDEAADMGAYKTGAPGVAIHDQFANVERV
- a CDS encoding 4Fe-4S dicluster domain-containing protein, with protein sequence MKKHYAFLVDSEKCIGCFTCAMACRNYYHQVEGVVWRQVYPLGEPIYPHRERAFFSLACNHCENPACLNVCPVEAYTKREEDGVVVHHQEKCIGCGNCIRSCPYGAPVYNPVEKRAEKCSFCHERLDAGLLPACVQSCPTGALKLVDLATMEPGNEIQFPAGFPKNEKVNPSTRFIMPKVPTLVRR
- a CDS encoding dimethyl sulfoxide reductase anchor subunit family protein, which gives rise to MELPLVLFTVLSQAAVGMVLMSAVRGFAGHHGGSARNEWTLVAGLMGLGIVASLFHLGHPLEAYRALAHLEKAWLSREVLAAGVFLALAAVAAVAGIGKGALLWGAILAGLATVLASGMTYAPPAFPALNNALPTVFFLISAVVLGAGFASWFAAAGSQTLLARICATALVTGLVVRLAVPCVWLSGGEIMRQSGLAWLDSPLYWANIAVMAACLGVLWKNRTIPSWLPILALLGELAGRAAFFAETVHTAMNIGNPY
- a CDS encoding methyl-accepting chemotaxis protein; protein product: MKSIPIRVKLIGGILALLALVCAGLGYIAYNRAMHAARGQVEENIVLTAKNGANLVRSRLDYHLAVIQGIANRHVVKSMDWEQQRPALENETARMKYLGMGIISADGQAKYPDGTTANLGDRAYFKQAMAGESLFSSVIISKVTNSPVIVLATPIKGDDGKARAVLIARLDATMLSEITDGIKYGQTGYSYMIDEKGVLIAHANRQFVLDQKNFLEEGKTNPDYATLSAMLQRMVKGESGFEQYPFMGKDRFFGFAPIEGTGWSIAVGAMQDDVLAAIYQMRWMIALASVVFFAIGIVIALIIGRMVLLPVRSCVHLLKDISEGEGDLTKRLPVETRDEIGQLAQYFNTFVEKLQRIISEIAGNAQTVASSATQLSAVSGQTTQNVRSLSAKTSTVATAAEEMSANIASVASGMEETSANLSSVAAATEEMTSTIGEIAGNTERARGTTDNAAQQVDSFAGVLRDLGAAAQEIGKVTETIAAISSQTNLLALNATIEAARAGEAGRGFAVVANEIKELAQKTAEATKDIRDRIGGIQSATGSAVSDIGQIVHVIGEVNTIVTAIAAAIEEQSAVTREVAENISHATHDVQDANRRSSEMSTVSRDITRDITSVDAITGDIRGGGDQVQASAEELSRLAEQLKGLVSQFKV